From the genome of Scytonema hofmannii PCC 7110, one region includes:
- a CDS encoding response regulator produces MANMIMLKNSEKHELYDRQKLFQNLSGLQVLVIDDNADFLNLMVLILEDYGVTVMTAESANEAIEAIKKFTINLLIIDIVMPDEDGFSLIRKIRTLIIPEKRSIPAIALTALDIDAKHNLALVSGFQIYLNKPVELITLIEKIAKLVDKCTCCK; encoded by the coding sequence ATGGCAAATATGATTATGTTGAAGAATTCAGAGAAGCATGAGCTATACGATCGTCAAAAACTTTTTCAAAATCTAAGTGGATTGCAAGTACTTGTCATAGATGATAATGCTGACTTTCTTAATTTAATGGTCTTAATTTTGGAAGATTACGGTGTTACGGTAATGACAGCAGAATCAGCTAATGAAGCTATTGAAGCTATCAAAAAATTTACAATAAACCTTTTAATTATTGACATTGTTATGCCGGATGAAGATGGTTTTTCATTAATTCGTAAAATTAGAACTCTTATAATTCCTGAGAAACGGTCAATTCCTGCTATTGCGTTAACTGCTTTAGATATAGATGCAAAGCATAACCTCGCTCTCGTATCTGGGTTTCAAATTTATTTGAATAAGCCTGTAGAATTGATAACTCTAATAGAAAAAATAGCAAAGCTTGTAGATAAATGTACTTGCTGCAAGTAA
- a CDS encoding P-II family nitrogen regulator has protein sequence MSNFVSPIQPAVLITIIGETVLKDRIVKLLKSHNVSGYTINQVQGEGGHGRRLSDLAGYNTNIEIKTIVSLEVSDAILEALKEEQGKHALIAFRHNVEAFY, from the coding sequence ATGTCAAACTTCGTTTCTCCCATCCAACCCGCCGTCTTAATCACCATCATTGGGGAAACGGTGCTGAAAGACCGTATTGTCAAACTGCTGAAAAGCCATAATGTAAGCGGCTACACTATTAATCAAGTACAGGGCGAGGGCGGGCACGGAAGACGCTTGTCAGATTTAGCAGGCTACAACACTAATATTGAAATCAAGACTATTGTTTCATTAGAAGTATCTGATGCTATCCTTGAAGCCCTGAAAGAGGAGCAGGGTAAGCACGCCTTGATTGCTTTCCGACACAATGTAGAAGCATTTTATTAA
- a CDS encoding WGxxGxxG-CTERM domain-containing protein has translation MKPSYLSKIVWASAFAFGLVTLHPVLPVSAQSGSSGAGSSTGTSGTTGTTGAGSSTGTTGTGTTGIDTTTGTGTGTTGTGTTGIDTTTGTGTGTTGTGTTGIDPTTGTGTGTTGTGTTGIDPTTGTGTGTTGTGTTGIDPTTGTGTGTTGTGTTGIDTTTGTGTTGTGTTGTDTTTGTPTNTTDTTNTTQGTSEVRGDRGFDWGWLGLLGLIGLTGLIPKRSQPHAYRDPNEVTRSGSTRF, from the coding sequence ATGAAGCCTTCTTACTTATCAAAAATTGTTTGGGCAAGTGCTTTTGCTTTTGGTCTTGTGACTTTACATCCAGTTTTGCCAGTTTCTGCCCAAAGCGGCTCTTCTGGTGCTGGTAGCAGTACAGGTACTAGCGGAACCACTGGTACAACTGGTGCTGGTAGCAGTACAGGTACAACGGGCACTGGCACTACTGGTATTGACACCACTACAGGTACTGGTACTGGTACAACGGGCACTGGCACTACTGGTATTGACACCACTACAGGTACTGGTACTGGTACAACTGGCACTGGCACCACTGGTATTGATCCAACTACAGGTACTGGTACTGGTACAACAGGCACTGGCACCACTGGTATTGATCCGACTACAGGTACTGGTACGGGTACAACAGGCACTGGCACCACTGGTATTGATCCAACTACAGGTACTGGTACGGGTACAACAGGCACTGGCACCACTGGTATTGACACTACTACAGGTACAGGGACAACAGGCACTGGCACCACTGGTACTGACACCACTACAGGTACTCCCACTAATACTACAGATACTACGAATACAACTCAAGGAACCAGCGAAGTCAGAGGCGATCGTGGTTTCGATTGGGGATGGCTTGGCTTGCTTGGTCTCATTGGTCTTACAGGTCTTATCCCCAAGCGGTCTCAACCTCACGCCTATCGCGACCCCAACGAGGTAACTCGTTCTGGTTCTACCAGATTCTAA
- a CDS encoding PAS domain S-box protein: MDINKVEIDKFVHRAQRMHGRLADLYQNVNIEPLIPDVLPQTFVELGNASEIVQLATEELYQQNEELILTRNLVELERQRYRDLFEFAPDAYFVTDTKGIIQEANCAAVKLLNALQQYLVGKPISNYVALEDRQSFRSFLTQLSKCNKVAESVLRWQKRNGELFDGACTVGVVYNCAGIPIALRWLVRDITERNLSQLTLINNECDLSQNRPQHQYSKGETISLTCQEIWYVCQGLVKLTTLCPTGSEVLIGLLTEGMVFGSSMTKLHIYTATAMSDVTLINIKLAEIEANPTLNHIVSPKINQRLQQTEFLLAISGQRRVQDRFYYLLQFLKQELGTPVAHGTRLNFRFTHEDLASACSTTRVTITRMISKLKREGQISFDFNNHIIVKNI; encoded by the coding sequence ATGGATATAAATAAGGTAGAAATAGACAAATTTGTTCACCGTGCACAGAGAATGCATGGACGGTTAGCAGATTTGTATCAAAATGTCAACATCGAACCTTTAATACCAGATGTGCTGCCACAAACTTTTGTGGAACTTGGTAACGCATCAGAAATAGTACAGTTAGCTACAGAAGAACTGTACCAGCAGAATGAGGAACTCATACTGACACGAAATCTGGTAGAACTGGAACGCCAACGTTACCGAGATTTATTCGAGTTTGCACCCGATGCTTACTTCGTGACTGATACTAAGGGCATAATTCAAGAAGCCAACTGTGCTGCTGTTAAGTTGCTTAATGCCTTGCAACAGTATCTAGTGGGCAAACCAATCAGTAATTATGTGGCATTAGAAGACCGTCAGAGCTTTCGCAGTTTCCTCACACAGCTATCCAAATGCAATAAGGTAGCAGAGTCAGTCCTGCGCTGGCAAAAACGCAATGGCGAGTTGTTTGACGGCGCTTGTACGGTGGGAGTTGTCTATAACTGTGCTGGTATACCAATAGCATTACGCTGGTTGGTGCGGGACATTACAGAGCGCAATCTCTCCCAATTAACGCTCATTAACAATGAGTGCGACCTGAGTCAAAATCGTCCACAGCATCAATATTCTAAGGGAGAAACTATCTCCCTCACTTGCCAAGAAATTTGGTATGTTTGTCAGGGTTTGGTGAAGCTAACTACGCTTTGTCCAACAGGCTCTGAAGTGTTGATAGGATTGCTAACAGAAGGAATGGTTTTTGGCTCTAGTATGACCAAACTACACATCTATACTGCAACAGCTATGTCAGATGTCACGTTAATTAATATTAAGTTGGCAGAAATAGAAGCGAATCCAACTCTGAATCATATCGTTTCACCCAAAATCAATCAGCGGTTACAGCAGACGGAATTTCTTTTAGCTATTTCTGGACAGCGACGCGTGCAAGACCGCTTTTACTATTTATTACAGTTTCTTAAACAGGAATTAGGTACTCCAGTTGCTCATGGAACTCGCCTAAATTTTCGTTTTACTCATGAAGACCTTGCTAGCGCCTGTAGCACTACCAGAGTTACAATTACACGAATGATAAGCAAGTTAAAACGAGAAGGTCAAATTAGTTTTGACTTCAATAACCACATAATTGTGAAAAATATATAG
- the treS gene encoding maltose alpha-D-glucosyltransferase → MQNLILKDDPLWFKSAIIYEVPVRAFADSNGDGIGDFRGLTEKLDYLQDLGVTALWVLPFFPSPLRDDGYDIADYTNVNPIYGTLEDFKEFLEAAHLRGIRVIIELIVNHTSDQHPWFQRARRAPKGSKERDFYVWNDNPEKYKEARIIFKDFETSNWAWDPVAKAYYWHRFYSHQPDLNYDNPAMRQAVFDVLDFWLGMGVDGLRLDAVPYLYEREGTNCENLFETHAFLKELRSHIDAKFPNRMLLAEANQWPEDTAQYYGSGDECHMNFHFPLMPRLFMALRMEDNFPIIDILNQTPSIPDNCQWALFLRNHDELTLEMVTDEDRDYMYRVYAQDPVMRVNLGIRRRLAPLLGNDRRQIELLNSLLLSLPGTPVLYYGDEIGMGDNVYVGDRNGVRTPMQWSSDRNAGFSRTNPQKLYLPVIVDSEYHYEAVNVEAQRSNPNSLWYWTKRLLATRNRFQAFGLGTFELLHPRNRKVLAFIRNYDGQTILVVANLSRFVQTVELDLSPFKGLVPMEIFGHTEFPAIGDSCYFLSLSPYGFYWFALSPKPTLTQPPRLQADLTTLVVSGQWQNVFTQREAKATLESILPGYLYTCNWFNGKTLTVQSTQITETVLISYKDTEAKMVWLRVEYIQGDAETYLLVFAYAEGEQARQVLAESPQAAVACLEVQRIGVDLETPANGILFDATADNHFLSLLLDAIAQNRSYKGIGGELGATATDLLPQLRGDESYLEPTILQGEFQNTYVVYGNRLFLKIFRKLEEGMHPDLELRRFLGEKKRITHFAPIAGALEYRSPKRIGALPSQPMTVGILQEYVQDTRNGWDYTLDSLQDYFDLVTTQQIEVTEVPIPSNSPIELLSFEIPELANETIGSYLVSAQLLGQCTAELHIALSCDSENSDFAPEPFSSFYQRSIYQYARNLTGQVLLLLADKLNSLPSETQKLAQAALNRQQDILGRYQLILNQKITAMRTRYHGDYNLKRVLYTGKDFIIHDFEGSEGRSLSERRMKRSPLRDVAGMLLSFHYAAQIGLRSEIESGMIRAETLPLMEAWSRFWYVWVSATFLNSYLVTAGQDTFLPSTTTELQVLLDAFVLEKTVYALGSELSDRSEKVDIPLQLILQLF, encoded by the coding sequence ATGCAAAACTTAATTTTGAAAGACGATCCTCTTTGGTTTAAAAGTGCAATTATCTATGAAGTTCCTGTTCGTGCCTTTGCGGACAGCAATGGTGATGGAATTGGAGACTTTCGTGGGCTAACAGAAAAACTGGATTACTTGCAAGATTTAGGCGTTACTGCTCTCTGGGTATTGCCGTTTTTTCCCTCACCACTCAGGGATGATGGTTACGATATCGCAGATTATACCAATGTTAACCCAATTTACGGTACGTTGGAAGATTTTAAAGAGTTCCTGGAAGCGGCTCATTTGCGAGGCATTCGCGTCATTATTGAATTGATTGTCAACCATACATCAGACCAGCATCCTTGGTTTCAACGAGCACGCCGCGCTCCTAAGGGCAGCAAGGAAAGAGATTTTTATGTCTGGAATGATAATCCAGAAAAATACAAAGAGGCGCGGATTATTTTCAAAGATTTTGAAACTTCAAACTGGGCTTGGGACCCAGTTGCCAAAGCGTATTACTGGCACCGCTTTTACTCCCATCAACCAGATTTGAACTACGATAATCCTGCAATGCGTCAAGCGGTGTTTGATGTGCTAGATTTTTGGTTGGGAATGGGGGTAGATGGGTTACGATTAGATGCAGTGCCTTACTTATACGAACGGGAAGGTACAAATTGTGAAAACTTGTTTGAAACCCACGCTTTTTTGAAAGAACTGCGATCGCACATTGACGCAAAATTCCCAAACCGCATGCTTTTGGCTGAAGCAAATCAATGGCCTGAAGATACAGCCCAATACTACGGGTCTGGGGATGAATGTCATATGAACTTTCATTTTCCCCTCATGCCTCGCCTGTTTATGGCGTTGCGAATGGAAGATAACTTCCCCATCATCGATATTCTCAACCAGACTCCATCAATTCCTGATAATTGTCAGTGGGCTTTGTTCTTGCGGAACCATGACGAACTAACGTTGGAAATGGTCACGGATGAAGATCGGGATTATATGTATCGGGTGTATGCACAAGATCCAGTTATGAGAGTTAACTTGGGTATTCGTCGCAGGTTAGCACCACTTCTGGGAAATGACCGCCGTCAAATAGAGTTGCTGAACAGTTTGCTGTTATCCCTGCCGGGAACACCCGTGCTTTACTATGGGGATGAGATTGGTATGGGAGACAACGTTTATGTAGGCGATCGCAATGGTGTTCGCACCCCAATGCAATGGAGTTCCGATCGCAATGCTGGTTTTAGTCGCACCAACCCCCAAAAGTTATACTTACCAGTCATTGTAGACTCAGAATATCATTATGAGGCAGTCAACGTTGAAGCGCAAAGAAGTAACCCCAATTCCTTATGGTATTGGACAAAACGCTTGCTGGCAACGAGAAATCGCTTCCAAGCATTTGGTTTGGGTACTTTTGAACTACTGCATCCCAGGAACCGCAAAGTTCTTGCCTTTATCCGCAATTATGATGGACAAACAATTTTAGTAGTAGCGAATCTGTCTCGATTTGTGCAAACAGTCGAATTAGACTTATCGCCTTTCAAGGGACTGGTGCCAATGGAAATTTTTGGTCATACTGAGTTCCCAGCAATTGGAGATTCCTGCTACTTTCTCAGCCTCAGTCCCTATGGATTCTACTGGTTTGCCCTATCCCCCAAACCTACCTTAACTCAGCCACCCAGACTCCAAGCGGATCTCACAACATTAGTTGTTAGCGGTCAATGGCAAAATGTCTTTACTCAGCGAGAAGCAAAAGCCACTTTAGAATCTATTTTGCCCGGTTATCTCTACACTTGTAACTGGTTTAACGGCAAAACTCTAACTGTTCAGTCTACACAAATCACCGAAACCGTCTTAATATCCTACAAAGATACCGAAGCTAAGATGGTTTGGTTGCGAGTAGAGTACATTCAAGGAGATGCTGAAACTTACCTTTTAGTCTTTGCTTATGCAGAGGGCGAGCAAGCAAGACAAGTTTTAGCAGAAAGCCCGCAAGCTGCAGTGGCTTGCCTTGAGGTTCAAAGAATAGGGGTAGATTTAGAAACTCCCGCGAACGGAATTTTATTTGATGCGACAGCAGACAACCATTTTCTCTCTCTTTTGCTAGATGCGATCGCTCAAAATCGCTCTTACAAGGGCATTGGAGGAGAATTGGGAGCAACCGCAACCGATTTGTTACCACAATTGAGAGGAGATGAGTCTTACCTTGAACCGACTATTCTTCAAGGAGAATTTCAGAATACTTATGTCGTTTATGGAAATCGCCTGTTCTTAAAAATCTTCCGCAAACTTGAGGAGGGTATGCATCCCGATTTAGAATTGCGGCGCTTTTTGGGTGAGAAAAAACGCATAACACACTTTGCACCCATTGCTGGAGCACTTGAGTATCGCAGTCCCAAAAGAATAGGGGCGCTTCCATCTCAACCGATGACTGTAGGAATCTTGCAAGAATATGTCCAAGATACCCGAAACGGATGGGACTACACCCTTGATAGCTTGCAAGATTACTTTGACCTTGTCACAACCCAACAAATAGAGGTCACTGAGGTACCTATTCCCTCAAATTCTCCAATAGAGTTATTGAGTTTTGAAATTCCCGAATTAGCTAACGAAACTATTGGTTCATATCTCGTTAGCGCTCAGCTCTTAGGTCAGTGTACGGCGGAACTTCACATTGCTTTGAGTTGCGATTCAGAAAATTCTGACTTTGCTCCCGAACCATTTTCATCATTTTACCAGCGTTCTATTTACCAATACGCCCGTAACCTAACGGGTCAAGTCTTACTGTTATTGGCAGATAAGCTGAATTCCTTACCATCTGAGACTCAAAAACTGGCACAAGCCGCCCTCAATCGCCAACAAGACATTTTGGGACGCTATCAGTTAATCCTCAACCAAAAAATCACTGCAATGCGTACACGTTATCACGGGGATTACAATTTGAAGAGGGTGCTGTACACGGGTAAGGACTTTATCATTCATGACTTTGAAGGTAGCGAAGGTCGCAGTTTGAGCGAACGACGCATGAAGCGTTCTCCCTTGAGAGATGTTGCGGGGATGCTATTATCGTTCCACTATGCAGCACAAATTGGGCTTCGCAGTGAAATAGAAAGTGGAATGATTCGCGCTGAAACTTTGCCTCTCATGGAAGCCTGGAGCCGTTTTTGGTACGTGTGGGTAAGCGCTACTTTCCTCAATAGTTATTTAGTGACAGCAGGTCAAGATACCTTCTTACCAAGCACAACTACAGAATTGCAAGTGCTTTTGGACGCCTTTGTTTTAGAGAAAACTGTGTATGCACTAGGTTCTGAACTTAGCGATCGCTCTGAAAAAGTAGACATTCCACTCCAACTGATTTTGCAATTGTTCTAA
- a CDS encoding SGNH/GDSL hydrolase family protein, producing MIQISHQINRLYVFGDSLSDVGNVYHASGKIYPPNPPYFEGRYCNGLVWVEYLSAKLALTPEQNANFAYGGATTGNGSVNGVPGLLAQVQAFTKVHQEVNSNALYVLWAGANDYLYGGANPTLTLGNISKAVESLLKMGAKKIMVVNLPDLGKLPATRTSANSNTISSFAIAHNQSLAKSVEELKQKLGSDTQIAILDIYSLYQEATKHPGMFGLTNVTNACSNNLAICDRPDKYLFWDGIHPTTVAHRIIAEAALKVIKTEFSFSATSPQPLS from the coding sequence ATGATACAAATTTCTCATCAAATCAACAGACTATACGTGTTTGGCGATAGCCTTTCAGATGTTGGTAACGTATATCATGCATCGGGAAAAATCTATCCTCCTAACCCTCCCTACTTTGAAGGACGTTATTGCAATGGTTTGGTGTGGGTTGAGTATCTTTCTGCCAAACTGGCATTAACTCCCGAGCAAAATGCCAACTTTGCTTATGGAGGCGCAACCACGGGAAACGGTAGCGTTAATGGAGTACCAGGCTTGTTAGCACAAGTTCAGGCTTTTACAAAGGTGCATCAAGAGGTCAATTCAAATGCACTTTACGTTTTATGGGCTGGTGCAAATGATTATTTGTATGGTGGTGCCAATCCTACACTGACTCTCGGTAATATATCGAAAGCGGTCGAGTCCCTTTTAAAGATGGGTGCTAAAAAAATCATGGTTGTCAATTTACCAGATTTGGGAAAACTTCCAGCTACACGCACGAGTGCAAATTCTAATACCATCAGTTCGTTTGCGATCGCCCACAATCAGAGTTTGGCTAAATCGGTTGAGGAACTTAAGCAAAAATTAGGTTCTGACACTCAAATTGCCATTTTAGATATTTATTCCTTGTATCAAGAAGCAACAAAACATCCAGGGATGTTTGGTTTAACGAATGTGACGAATGCTTGTTCCAATAATCTTGCTATTTGCGATCGTCCAGACAAGTATTTGTTTTGGGATGGCATTCATCCAACAACGGTAGCCCATCGAATCATAGCTGAAGCCGCTCTAAAAGTTATTAAGACTGAATTTTCGTTTTCTGCTACTAGTCCACAGCCATTGAGTTAA
- a CDS encoding filamentous hemagglutinin N-terminal domain-containing protein: MSHPWIWLKIIGVAIASTITCKCNIAIAQITPDATLPNNSRVTTQANLIIIEGGTQARNNLFHSFEEFSVLNGATAYFNNTTDIQNIISRVTGKSASNINGIIRTNGTANLFLMNPNGILFGPNASLNINGSFLASTASSLNFADGTKFSATSPQPAALLTVSVPIGLQFGATVAPIRNQSQANQSIGLAVQSDKTLALVGGDVTLEGGNLTAPGGRIELGSVGGDSFVSLNPSNQGWVLSYESVRNFQNIQIIQRIVDGSQIGSTVNASGEGGGNIQIRGNHVKLTENTKIEALTLGSQSGGDLRVNASESLELVGPGTRLQTATKFNSTGKSGNLTIATKKLIVRNGAQVSTLTVGEGAGGNLTVKASESVEIIGSYPLPNTGIVEYSALSSETAGAGKAGNIAIATKRLLIQDGGLVTAASSGGVDPQTKPAPALFTPATGDGGSLTVTASESVELIGTTATGRPSRLAAFTESSGDAGNLTISTEQLIVRDGAAVTVSSEVPNDVNYLGDRKNLGKAGNLSIYARSIRLDNKGKLFSETGIGQGGNILIQVQDLLLLRRNSQISTNAGKEQVLGDGGNIFINAIEGFIVAQAKENSDITANAFTGSGGKVQINTIGLFGIVPRSRNELASLLKVNNSSELNPQRLETSDITAISQINPNLSGVININTPDLDPNAGFINLPVEINEPKFASGCASATQNESEFIITGGGGLPANPREFLRSYPVSVPWITLDIGNKKRATDVENGDRQQKISAVFGRQNGKYLNSVQNRVVEASEWIRDRDGNVILVAHDPDKTSHSVMFEPLSCSRAPVQ; this comes from the coding sequence ATGAGTCATCCTTGGATCTGGTTGAAAATCATCGGAGTTGCGATCGCTAGTACCATAACTTGCAAGTGCAACATTGCCATTGCCCAAATAACCCCAGATGCGACTCTACCTAATAATTCTCGTGTAACAACACAGGCTAATCTTATAATTATTGAAGGTGGAACACAAGCTAGAAATAATTTGTTCCACAGTTTTGAGGAGTTTTCCGTTCTTAATGGAGCTACGGCTTATTTTAACAATACAACAGATATTCAAAATATTATTAGTCGAGTAACAGGTAAATCTGCTTCTAATATTAATGGTATCATTCGCACTAATGGCACAGCTAACTTGTTTCTGATGAATCCCAATGGCATTCTTTTTGGTCCAAATGCCTCGTTGAACATCAACGGTTCATTTTTGGCAAGTACGGCAAGTAGTTTAAACTTTGCTGATGGCACTAAATTTAGTGCTACAAGCCCCCAACCCGCAGCCTTGCTAACAGTTAGCGTTCCCATTGGCTTACAATTTGGAGCAACAGTAGCACCTATCCGCAATCAATCCCAAGCTAATCAATCGATTGGTCTTGCAGTGCAGAGTGACAAAACCTTAGCATTGGTGGGTGGAGATGTGACTTTGGAAGGCGGAAATTTAACGGCACCTGGTGGACGAATTGAGCTAGGAAGTGTTGGTGGCGATAGTTTTGTCAGTCTCAACCCATCGAACCAAGGTTGGGTATTAAGTTATGAAAGTGTCCGAAACTTTCAAAATATTCAAATCATCCAACGAATTGTTGATGGCTCTCAGATTGGCTCTACTGTAAACGCCAGTGGTGAGGGGGGCGGTAATATCCAGATTCGGGGTAACCACGTAAAACTTACGGAAAATACAAAGATTGAGGCTCTAACCTTAGGCTCGCAGTCAGGAGGAGATTTGCGAGTAAATGCCTCGGAATCTTTAGAACTAGTAGGTCCTGGGACGAGATTGCAGACTGCAACTAAGTTCAATTCCACCGGAAAAAGCGGAAACTTAACAATCGCTACAAAGAAGTTAATTGTCCGCAATGGAGCACAAGTATCCACTTTGACTGTAGGTGAAGGTGCGGGAGGAAATTTGACCGTGAAAGCTTCAGAGTCTGTGGAGATAATTGGTAGTTATCCCCTACCAAATACTGGTATTGTTGAATATAGTGCTTTATCTAGTGAAACTGCTGGTGCTGGAAAGGCAGGAAATATAGCGATCGCCACCAAAAGATTGCTTATCCAAGATGGAGGACTCGTAACAGCAGCATCTAGTGGAGGAGTAGACCCCCAAACCAAACCCGCTCCTGCACTATTTACCCCTGCTACAGGAGATGGAGGGAGTTTGACGGTTACAGCCTCCGAATCTGTAGAGCTAATTGGAACGACAGCAACAGGGCGTCCCAGTCGCTTGGCAGCTTTCACTGAAAGTTCGGGAGATGCAGGAAACTTGACCATCTCCACAGAACAATTGATTGTTCGGGATGGAGCTGCTGTCACTGTCAGTAGTGAAGTTCCAAACGATGTCAATTATTTAGGAGATAGAAAGAATTTAGGGAAAGCAGGGAATTTAAGTATATACGCTCGCTCCATACGTTTAGATAATAAAGGAAAACTCTTCTCTGAAACTGGTATTGGTCAAGGTGGAAATATTCTCATCCAAGTGCAAGATCTATTACTGCTACGCCGCAACAGTCAAATTTCTACCAATGCAGGTAAGGAGCAGGTTCTTGGAGATGGCGGTAATATCTTCATTAATGCTATCGAAGGTTTCATTGTGGCACAAGCCAAAGAAAATAGTGATATTACCGCCAATGCTTTTACGGGTTCTGGTGGCAAAGTCCAAATTAATACCATCGGTCTTTTTGGGATTGTGCCACGGAGTCGTAATGAGTTGGCAAGCCTATTAAAAGTAAACAATTCCTCCGAACTCAACCCCCAACGTTTAGAAACCAGCGACATTACGGCAATTTCTCAAATCAACCCAAATTTAAGTGGCGTCATCAACATCAATACACCCGATCTCGATCCCAATGCTGGATTTATTAACCTGCCAGTGGAAATCAATGAACCAAAATTTGCGTCTGGATGTGCGAGTGCCACGCAAAATGAAAGTGAATTTATTATCACCGGAGGTGGCGGTTTACCAGCTAATCCCAGAGAATTTCTGAGAAGTTATCCTGTGAGCGTACCTTGGATAACACTTGATATAGGTAACAAAAAGCGTGCTACTGATGTTGAGAATGGAGACAGACAACAAAAGATAAGTGCAGTTTTTGGGCGACAAAATGGAAAATATCTTAATTCTGTACAAAATAGGGTTGTAGAAGCTTCTGAATGGATTCGCGATCGAGATGGTAATGTGATACTGGTCGCTCACGATCCCGATAAGACTTCCCACAGTGTCATGTTTGAGCCTCTATCTTGTTCTAGAGCGCCAGTACAGTAG
- a CDS encoding acyltransferase, with protein MSNNQTFPKLQRLKEVFLTSLLGGLPSITLGPKWRNLLYRSIFSHIGSSVYIQEGVEFIGASAIEMGNGVHIFKGVRLDGGRHHNNKLFLADGVAIECNVNIGCLEDTVIHIGQETFLGPGVCIAGPGNITIGKRCLIAAHTGIYANNHEFSDPIEPIKYQGISRKGIAIEDDCWLGHAVTVLDGVTIGEGSVIGAGAVVTKDIPPYSVAVGVPARVIKIRTTKQLVQEGRRQRIEGKKL; from the coding sequence ATGAGTAACAATCAAACTTTCCCAAAATTGCAGCGTCTAAAAGAAGTTTTTCTCACCAGTTTACTTGGAGGGTTACCATCAATTACCTTGGGACCAAAGTGGCGAAATCTCTTATACCGTTCAATTTTTTCCCACATAGGTTCTTCAGTGTATATTCAAGAGGGGGTTGAGTTTATTGGTGCTTCTGCAATCGAAATGGGAAATGGAGTGCATATTTTTAAGGGTGTTCGCCTTGATGGTGGAAGACATCACAACAATAAACTTTTTTTAGCAGATGGAGTTGCGATCGAGTGTAATGTTAATATCGGTTGCTTGGAAGATACAGTCATACATATTGGTCAAGAAACTTTTCTCGGTCCTGGGGTTTGCATTGCCGGACCTGGAAATATCACAATTGGTAAGCGATGTTTGATAGCAGCGCATACGGGAATCTATGCTAACAACCATGAATTTTCAGATCCCATAGAACCAATTAAATATCAAGGTATCTCTCGTAAGGGAATTGCGATCGAGGATGACTGTTGGCTGGGACATGCAGTGACTGTATTGGATGGAGTCACGATTGGTGAAGGGAGTGTGATTGGAGCAGGGGCAGTTGTAACAAAAGATATTCCCCCTTACTCAGTGGCTGTAGGTGTTCCAGCACGGGTTATCAAAATCCGAACAACAAAGCAACTCGTGCAAGAGGGCAGAAGGCAGAGAATAGAAGGCAAAAAACTGTAA
- a CDS encoding DNA-binding response regulator, giving the protein MMQESSKKILIIEDDAMTRQIFLDGLQAEGFETIDAENGSIGIQKAQEHLPDLVICDILMPEMDGFGVLAALRQDPVTAIVPFIFLTGSDSKASLRQGMELGADDYITKPCTVHQLLKAMTARLEKQAKLMQYWYAACYEKLAQPVAVADGSPQSPAFIFPSVPQLKEVFEYIEANFDQGITLCDVAEAVGYSSAYLTNRVAKITGETVNGWIVKRRMAAARSLLQETDQTIEQIASALGYQNACHFSRQFRQHNGTPPQSWRKEYQLSQRCKIEA; this is encoded by the coding sequence ATGATGCAGGAATCGTCAAAAAAGATTTTGATTATTGAAGATGATGCAATGACTCGCCAGATTTTCTTGGACGGTCTTCAAGCTGAAGGTTTTGAGACAATTGATGCTGAAAATGGTAGTATTGGTATCCAAAAAGCACAGGAGCATTTACCTGACCTGGTGATTTGCGATATTTTGATGCCAGAGATGGATGGCTTTGGTGTCTTGGCTGCATTGCGACAAGATCCAGTGACAGCTATTGTTCCTTTCATCTTTTTAACTGGTAGCGATAGCAAAGCGTCTCTTCGTCAGGGCATGGAATTAGGCGCTGATGATTACATTACCAAGCCGTGTACAGTTCACCAATTACTGAAAGCCATGACTGCCAGATTGGAAAAGCAAGCGAAACTAATGCAGTACTGGTATGCGGCATGCTATGAGAAGCTTGCACAGCCAGTCGCTGTTGCTGATGGTTCACCACAATCTCCGGCATTTATTTTTCCCTCAGTTCCCCAGCTCAAAGAAGTTTTTGAATATATAGAAGCCAATTTCGATCAAGGAATCACTTTGTGCGATGTAGCTGAGGCTGTTGGTTATTCTTCAGCTTACTTAACAAATAGAGTTGCAAAAATTACAGGAGAAACAGTTAACGGTTGGATTGTAAAGCGCCGGATGGCTGCAGCACGTTCTTTGCTTCAAGAAACAGATCAAACGATTGAACAAATTGCATCTGCTCTTGGTTATCAAAACGCATGTCATTTTTCCCGGCAGTTTCGTCAACACAACGGGACTCCACCTCAAAGTTGGAGAAAGGAATACCAATTGTCCCAGCGTTGTAAAATTGAGGCATGA